Within the Arthrobacter sp. V1I7 genome, the region CTGGACAACGCGGAACGGCATGCCCTGTCCCGGATCCGGATCAGCCTGCACGCATCCGGCGACTGGGCTGTCGTCGCCGTCGACGACGACGGCGACCCGATCCCGGAAAAGGACCGGGAACGCGTATTCGAGCGTTTTGTCCGGCTCGACGAAAGCCGGTCCCGGGAGGGCGGGGGCAGCGGTCTTGGCCTCGCCATCGCCGCAGGCATCATGGCCGCACACCACGGCTCCATTCGCGCCACGGAAACGCCCGCCGGGGAATGCCGCTTTGAAATGATCTTCCCGCTTGCGCAACCCTCAGCCGAGGCGCCGGTCACGCGCGCGGTTGTGGCGCGGCCGCGGACTTAGCGATCGGGTCGGCGCTGAGCAGGTACCCCACACCTCGAACCGTGGCCAGCGTCTGGACGCTGAACGGAGCATCGATCTTTCGCCGCAGGTATCCGATGTAGACCTCCACGACGTTGTCGCCGCCCTCGAAGGCTGAATCCCAGACGTTGTCCAGAATGTCCGCCTTTGACACGATCTGGTCGTGCCGGCGCATCAGGTACTGCAGGAGCCCGTACTCCCGGGCCGTGAGGCTGATCGGCGTTTCGCCCCGCCGGACACGGTGGTTGACCGGGTCCAGCGTCAGGGTTCCGAGCGTCAGGACGACGGGCCGCTCCGGGGCTCCCCTGCGCATCAGGGCCCTGATGCGGGCTACCAGGACGAGGAAACTAAACGGTTTGGTCAGGTAGTCATCGGCTCCGAGATCGAAGGCATCCGTCTGGTCGTACTCGCCGTCCTTCGCCGTCAGCATCAGTACCGGAGTCCAGATCCGGCGTTGACGCAGTTCGCGGAGGACGTCATAGCCATTCTTGAGCGGCAGCATCAGATCCAGCAGGATCACATCGTAGGCGTGCTCCGTCGCCGCCGAGAGCCCGCTGACGCCGTCGTGGGTCACGTCCACGACGAACCCCTCATTCACCAGACCCCGGCGCACGGTATCGGCCAGAACCTTCTCATCCTCGACCAACAGGATCCTCAATGCCGGACTCCTCTCCCCGGAGACAGTATGGTGCCGTGCACCCAGCATAGGCCCATTGACGGCACCACTCACGGAGACGGGCTGCGCCGCGGGGCCAGGTTTGCCCGCGGGGCCGGTCCAGCTGACCGGAACCGTGTGCGTCGGACTCTAAGGCTTGAGGACGACCTTAATGCAGCCGTCTTCCTTCTTCTGGAACAGCTCGTAGGCGGCGGCGGCGCCGTCGAGGGGCACTTCGTGCGTTTTCAGGTCCATGACGCCCAGCGGATCAGCGGCATCCTCGACGATCGGCAGCAGCTCGTCGGTCCAGCGGCGGACGTTGCACTGGCCCATCCTGAACTGGAGCTGCTTGTCGAACATCGTCAGCAGCGGCATCGGGCTGGCGGTGCCGCCGTAGACGCCGCTCAAGGACACGGTGCCGCCGCGCCGGACGGAGTCGATGGCGGCGTGAAGCACCGACATCCGGTCAACCCCCGCGGTCTCCATGGCCTTCTTGGCCAGAGCGTCGGGCAGGAGTCCCACGGCGTGCTGGGCGAAAGCACCCACCGAGGAGTTGTGCGCCTCCATGCCGACGGCGTCGACGACGGCGTCCGGCCCCCGGCCGTCGGTCATGTCGCGGAGCTGATCACCGATGTGCTTGCTGAAGTCAAGTGTCTCAATCCCGTGGCGCTCCGCCATCTGACGCCGCTCCGGAACCGGCTCGACGCCGATCACCCGGTGCCCAAGGTGGCGTCCGATCCGGCTGGCGAACTGCCCGACCGGGCCGAGCCCGAAGACGGCCAGGGTTCCGCCGGCGGGGACGCCCGCATACTTCACGCCCTGCCAGGCGGTGGGGAGGATGTCCGAAAGGTAGAGATAGCGCTCGTCGGGGAGTTCCTGGCCTACCTTGACGGGACCGTAGTCCGCGTGGGGAACCCGCAAGAACTCGGCCTGGCCGCCTGGGACCGAGCCGTAAAGCTCGGTGTACCCGAACATGCTGGCACCGCTGTTATGCGAGTGCACCTGTGTGGTCTCGCACTGGGACTGCAGTCCCTGCTTGCACATCCAGCAATGCCCGCACGAGATGTTGAACGGAATGACCACCCGGTCGCCGGGCGTGAGGTTCCGCACGTCGGCCCCGACTTCCTGCACGATTCCCATCGGCTCGTGGCCCAGAATGTCGCCGGCCTGCAGATACGGTCCCAGCACCTCGTACAGGTGAAGGTCCGAGCCGCAGATCGCCGAGGACGTGATCTTGACGATCGCATCCGTCGCGTCCTGGATTACCGGGTCCGGCACATTTTCGACCCGTACCGACCGCTTGCCCTGCCAAGTAAGTGCCCTCATCAGAACCCCTTCGGGAAACATTAACTACTAAGCTTGCTGAGTATTTAACGTAACCCGGTCAGACACCGGACACAAGGAGCGGCCCGGCCGCGCCGCAGCAGATATGCCGGCGGCTACGCCTCTCCCTGTGGCAACGGAAGCTGGGCTGCGGTTCCGAAAAGCCAGCCGGAGACGTCGCTGCGCAGGACAAGGTGGGGGCCGCCGGTAGGACTGACGCTACCGCTCGGAACGTAGTACCCCCGTCCCGCTCCAGGCCCGCCCGCGGCACGGTCGAGGGCATCCGTGAGCGGTCTGGTCAGATGCCCCTGGGGGCCAACGGCACGGAGCCCATCCAGTTCCTCTGGAGTGAGCCGGCCCAGCACTGCGGCAATATCGGCCATGATGGTTCCCTTCTGGCGGACGGTTCTGGCGGACGGTGCTCGAACCACCAGCCTAGGACGCCGGAATTAACGGCGAGTAAAATCGCGACGAAGATCAGTGAACGGGGCAAGATCACCCGGGGATCAGCACCGCGCGTCACGCGGATTCCGCGTTACGGGCGGCAGGCGGTCTACGACGTCGCGGCCCGCGCAGACAAGTGGGGACGCTTCTGTGCAGTGAAATACCGGCAGCTCCAAATAGGCTTCCGACGACGCTCATGGCAGGTACCGCAGCTACCGACGTCGGATCCCTCCCACTGATGAGGTGAGGGTCACGGGGTCGTTTCCGGTTTTTCCCAGTGAGTACACGGCTGCGTGCGGTACGGTTCATTCCCGGGGATCCCAGACCAACAGAATCGAGAATCAACCAAGTGGCAACCGACTATGACGAAGTTCGATCCGACGTCGCTGAATCACGCAACGCTTCGCTGGAGGCCCTTCGCTCCGCCAATGCGCCGGACGCACGGAGCGTAGCCCGTGACCTCGATGAGGCCGATACCTCCGAGGGCGTGGAACTGCCCGGCGCCGACCTCTCCGGCGAGGAACTGACCGTCACGGTCATCCCGCAGAAGGAAGACGAGTTCACCTGCTACTCCTGCTTCCTCGTCCGGCACCGCTCACAGCTCGCACGCGAAAAAGCAGGTTACTCGTACTGCGCTGACTGCCTCAGCTAGCCTCACCACAATCTGCATCTGCTGTTCTGGTTGTCGCTGTTTCCCTTTACCACCCGTTGGATGAACAACAGCGACCTGGCGGAGGTTCCAGTGCTTGTGTACGGGCTGAACCTGCTGCTTGCGGCGATCGTTTTTTACATTCTGAAGACGGCGCTGGTCCGGCGGCAAGGACGGAACGGCCCCTTGGACGTGGCGATGGGCCGGGATTGGAAGGGCAGGGCATCCCCCTTTCTTTACGTCGCGGGGATGGCGCTCAGCCTCGTGCATCCGGCGCTGGGCGTCGCCGTCTACTCCGGCGTTGCCGCCATCTGGTTAATTCCGGACCGCCGCGTGGAGAGGTTTCTGTCCCGCCCGGGGGGAGCCTCCGGCCAGTCCAGCAGCCCCGGTTCCCACACCGCTGAACCCGGCGGCTAAGGTCCTGCTCACCGACGGGCGCGCCGCTCCAGGTACGCGCTGAGAAACTCCAGGGTGGCCGGGGTTGGCTTCTGGACGTTCGCCGAGTACTCGGAATGCTTCTGCAGGTACTTCTTGATGTACGGGCAGACGGGAACGATTGCCAGGCCCGCGGCAACGGTCCCGTCGAGTGCCTTCGCCGCCAGACGACCCGCCAGGCCCTGGCCTTCATATTCTTCATTGATGACCGTGTGATAGAAAATCCGCTGGCCCTCGTCGACGCGGTCAACGTAGGCAGCCCGTCCCATGACGGTGTCAGCATCGAGAACTTCGAAGCGGTTCCCATCGGGATTGTGGCGGATGGTGATCGGGCTCATTGCGCTCGCTTCTCTGGTGGTGGGTAGGACACCCGGCATCGGTTTCGCCGGAGTTTCAAAGCCGGTAGTCGGTATAGCTCGTAATGACAGCCTAGCCACCGGCGCCCGGGCCCGCGGGGACGGCATGATGGAGTCATGCCGACACCCGAATCCCCCGTCTCAATCACCACCGGCGATACAGCGGTCTCCGCCGTCTACGCTCGGCCCGCCAGCCCCTTCGCCACGCTCGTGGTTGCGCACGGTGCCGGTACCGGCATGGACCATCCCTTCCTCGCCGGCTTCACCCGGGCCTTGAACGAGGAGTCCGTCGCCACCCTCCGCTTCAACTTCCCCTACCGCGAGGCCGGGAAAAAGTTTCCGGACAAGCCGCCGGCTGCGATCGCGGCCTGGCGCGCCGCCATGGAGGAAGCTGCGGCCCGGTCGACGGGCGAGCCGCTGTGGGCCGCCGGCAAGTCGTTCGGCGGCCGCATGGCCTCGATGGCCGTCGCCGAGGGCATGGCCGCTGCGGGGCTCGTCTTTCTCGGTTATCCGCTCCATCCGCCGGGGAAGCCGGAAAGGCTCCGCGACGAGCACCTCTATGGGCTGACCCTGCCGATGCTCTTCCTGCAGGGGACCCGGGACGCTTTTGCGACCCCGGAGCTGCTGGAGGCAGTGGTAGCCCGCATCGGGCCTCCGGCAACCCTGGAGTGGTGCGAGGGCGGCGGCCACACCTTCGAGGTCGCAGGCCGCAAGCGTCCTCAGGAGGAAATAGGCGCATCCCTGGCGGGCGCCGTCGCGGCGTTCTTGAAGGTCCGCAGCTAGACCCAGCCGGTCCGGCGCAGCGGCGGTTCGGCGCCGCCGTCCCGCTGCACCAGAACCTGGTTGACCCCCGTCAGTCCGGCTTCGAAACCCAGGGCGCTCGCTGCCATGTACAGCCGCCACACCCGAGCCCGTCCCGCGCCCACGGCCTCCACAGCCTCCGTCCAATTCTCCTCGAGGTTCTGAACCCAGGCCCGGAGGGTCAGTGCGTAGTGCCGGCGCAACGCCTCCACGTCGAGCACCTCGAAGCCCCCGGCTTCCAGCGCGCCCAGCTTGTCGGCGAGGCTGAGCATCTCGCCGTCGGGGAAGACGTAGCGGGGTATGAAGGAATGCGGGTCCGGGTCAGTGGGGCCGGCGTTCCAGGAGATGGCGTGGTTCAGCAGCCGGCCGCCCGGGCGGAGAAGCCCATGCAGCCGTGAGACGTAGGCGGGCATCTGTTCGCGGCCGACATGCTCCGACATGCCAATGGAGCTGATGGCGTCGAACGGGCCATCCTCGATGTCGCGGTAGTCCTGCACCCTGATGTCGACCCGATCGGTCAGGCCGGCGTCGGCCACCCGCTTGCCGGCCAGCACCGCCTGTTCCGTGGAGAGGGTGACACCGACGACGTCGGCTCCGTAGCGCCGGGCCGCGTGCAGCGCAAAGCTGCCCCAACCGCAGCCAACATCCAGCACCCGCATACCCGGCACCAAGCCCAGCTTGCGGCACACCAGGTCGAGCTTGGCCTCCTGGGCAGCCTCCAGCCCCATGTCCTCGTCATCCCAGACCGCGCAGGAGTACACCATGGAGGGGCCCAGGACGAGGGCGTAGAAGTCGTTGCCGACGTCGTAGTGATGCGAGATGGCCGCAGCGTCGCGCTTCTTGGAGTGACGCCGGCCGGTGCGGATGACCTTTGCTTCTTCCGGGGGCGGCGACGGGTTCGGCCCCAGTGCACCGAGCAGGATGGCGGTCCCGAGAATCGTGCCCAGTTCCCGGACGGTGGGCCGGCGGAACGGTCCGGGCTCCGCGAACTTGCCGGCAGATCGTAGCGCGGCGAAGCTCGCAAAGATGTCGCCGGGAGCATCGATATCCCCGGACACGTACGCCCGGCTGAGGCCCAGCTGCCCGGGCGACCACAGTATCCGGCGCAGGGCCCGCCGCGACCTGAACACGATCAGCGGCGCCCCTGCCGGGCCCGCCTCCGAACCGTCCCAGGCCTGCAGCCGCAGCGGGATTTCCGGGGCGCCAAGAACAATGGCCAGCGCTTCGGCCAGCCGTGATGCTGCATTTGTAGGTGTCCCCATGTCCCCAACCTCTCATCCCGTGGCTTCCGTGGCCCTAATATATGTGCACGCTCAGCATTCGGAAAGGGGCCGGACGACCCTGGATCCTCCGTTTGACTGCCCTGCCGGTGAGGTGGCTCGGGTGCCCCGCGCGCGCATTGCCTATCGTGGCTGAGTTATTCACGTCGGCAGCGGGCCGGTGCCGAGAGCCGGTTTCACCGGTCCGGACAAGCTGGAAGGCGTGATGCGACGGCATCCCGGGCCGCCGTCGTCTGCTGCTTCAACGGCGAGCGTCTGATCGAGCTCTAGTCTTTGTCCTTGACGCGGGCCCGGCTGGGCTGGACTCTCGAGGGTTCGCCTGGCATCTTGGGATAGTCCGGCGGGAACGGCAGTTCGCCCAATCCGGCCGCTAGGTCCCGCTCCCACCATTCGAGGAGGGCGTCGATGGTTCCCGGCTTGGAATGCATGTCGGCCCAGGGATCCCCGGTGGCCTTGAGCCGCTCGGGGACGCTGAGGATCGTGAAGGCCTTCGGATCGGCGTTCTTGAGTTCCTCCCATCGGATCGGGCAGGAGACCGTGGCGCCGGGGAGGGCACGCGGGCTGTAGGCACCGGCTATGGTGCGGTCCCGGTTCGCCTGGTTGAAGTCGACGAAGATCCGTGGGCCGCGCTCCTCTTTCCACCACGCGGTGGTGACCTTTTCGGGCATGCGCCGCTCCAGTTCGCGGGCCGCCGCGATCACGGCATGCCGGACGTCCAGGAACTCGCGTGTGGGCTCGATCGGGGCGTAGACGTGCAGCCCACGGTTCCCGGACGTTTTGATGAACGCCTCCAGCCCGGCCTCGGCCAGCACCGAGCGCAGTTCCTGGGCTGCCGGGATGGCGTCTCCGAACCCGGTGCCAGGCTGCGGGTCCAGATCGATCCGGAGCTGGTCGGGGTTGTCCGGGTTGCCCGCGCGCGAGGCCCAGGGATGGAACACCACCGTGTTCATCTGTACCGCCCAGACCGCGGCGGCCACGCCGTCAAGCACGATCTGCGGGTGCGCGCGTGCGCTGGGATACTTCACCATGACCGAGCGAACGAAGTCCGGCGCGCCCTTGGGCGGATTCTTCGAGAAGAACTGTTCCCCGTCGATGTTGTCGCCGAACCGCTGGAGGGTCACCGGGCGGTCGCCGTTGGCCGCCAGGAACGCGTCTCCGACGTCGACCACGTACCGGGCGAGGTCCAGCTTAGTCAGGCCGTGCTCCGGCCAAAGGACCCTGGACGGGCTCGACAGCCGCACCTCGCGCGGGCCGTGCGGGCTGTCGACGGTAAGCGTGGTTTCTTCCCTGGCCATGTGGACAAGCTACCCGCTGACGTCGCCAATGGATAGCCTGCCCCCGCCGCACGGAGTGACTGTTGTTCCCCGGCGATCCCGGTCAGGACTCGAGAACCAGCAGCCGGCCCTGTCCGCGTCCGGCCCACCCACAGCTCTTCATCGGGCCGGAACCTACTCAGGCTGCAGGGGAAGGGCGGCCATCGCGAAGCGGGCACCGTGCAACGACATCCGGAAGGGTGCGGGTGTCGAATCACCGTCATGAGCAAGTCGGAGAAACAGAACCTGCGCTACGTCGACTACTACTGCTTCATGACGCTGGCAGAATTCACCGCATGGGTTCAGGCGGACGGCGACGACGAACCGCACACAGCCTGGTCACCTCGTCAGTAGGGAACGCGCGCCGTCAGCCCTTCAGCAGGTCTTCGTGGTGGGCCGCGACGACGTTCGGGTGGGCCCGCAGCCGGTAGCGGAGGGCGTTGTCGCCGTAGGTCTCCAGGATCGGGCTGTTCGTTGGGTCCACCGACAGGCCGCGGGCCTTGTCCTGGAATTCCCGGGCCACCGCCAGCCGCGGCATGGTCGCATCCAGGGCCGGGTTGTAGAAGAAGGGAAGCGAGATCCGGTCAGTGCCGCGCAGCGGCGAGATCACGCGGTGCAGCGTCGCTTTGAGGTAGCCGTTCGTGGCCAGCTCCAGCATTTCACCGATGTTCACCACGAAGGTTCCCGGCACCTGCGGTGCGTCGATCCAGCGGCCCTCGTGTTCAACCTGCAGCCCGCCTTTACCCGGCTCCACCAGCAGCAGCGTCAGCACCCCGCCGTCGCGGTGCGAACCCACTCCCTGCTTGGGCTCCGGGTCGGATTCCCCGGGGTACCGCACGATCTTGAGCAAGGGAAACGCCCGCTCGGCAAAGGCCTCATCGAAAGTGTCCTCGGCCGCCCCCAGGGACACGGCCACGGCCCGCAGGAGGGTGAGCGAAATGGTACTCAGCCGCTCGGTCCACTCCGAAACAATCTCCCGCATCTCGGGCAGCGCGTCCGGCCACAGGTTGGGTCCCTCGAGTCGCCAGTAATCCGCGACGCCGGGACCGGGCTGCACGGCCCCGCGTTCGACGCCGATATCGATCTGCTCGCGCCAGTCGACAGCGCCGTCCGTCAGTTCGCCGCCGACCCGGGTGTAGCCCCGGAACTGGGCACTGAAGACATTTTCGACGGCGAGTTTCTGCTCCTCGGGAAGGTCAAAGAACCTTCGTGAGACGTCCAGGATCGCGTCGGTCAGTTCCTGGGGAACGCCGTGCCCCGCCAGATAAAAGAACCCGACGTCGTGCATCACCTCGCGCAGTTCGTTCCGGAACTGGGCTGCTTCTTCCGCACCCGCATTCAAACGGGAAAAGTCGAGGACGGGCAAGGATTCGAGTGGCAAGGTGCGTAGTCCTTTTCAGTGAACCTGGCAAGCTGACGCCTGCTATTGCCTCAATGTTACGGACTGAACGATCCGCTTGAACATCAAACGTGTCGAAATGTGTCATCCGGCGCCGCAAGCTACTCGTCGTGACCTTGATCGCCGCTCATCTGGTCCTCGGCGGGTGGTGTCTCGCCCGGCGGGACTCCGCCGCCTGGCTCGAGGCCCGTGATGTTCCCGTTGAGCGGGTCGGGATTGGCGGAACCGGCCTGGTCCCGGGCGTCGCCGGCACCGGCTTGCGGCCGGTCCGCTCCCCCGGGTTCGTCGGGGTTGTCCCCCGCGGTCGGATTGCCGGGTTCCTGTGGCCGGTCCGGGTTGGCCGGGTCGTTTTCAGGGTGGTAGCTGCTCATTCGTGGGACCTCCGCCGTTGGGTAGCTCAGGGCCATTCGTGCCTCTGGACTATTTCTAAGCCTGCTGATAATTCTGTAACAGTCAAGGCCTGAAGGTTCCGGATAGCCCCTGCCTGACCGGCCCAGCCAGCGACTCCAGGAGCCCCCGATGACCGAAATTCCAGACGAGGACCAGACCCGTCGCGACACGCAGGAAGCAGCAAGGGACTCCCTGGCCGGAGATCCCGCGCGTGAGATCGAACCTGACATCGAAGAACCCCAGGACGCGGACCGCGCCCGCGAAGCCGGCACCGGGGATTAAGGCCGAGCGAACCTGAGGAGCCGGCCCACAGCCAGGCCGCATCATCCCTCACCAAGTGTGACGCCTTCTCCGCTGCGGATGCGTGCCACCACCGCCGTAGTGGACAGCTCCGCCACGTAATCCAGAATCGCCACGCGTCCGCCGTAACTTTCCACGGCACTGGTCTCGGCGAGCATCTCCGGGCTGTAGTCGCCGCCCTTGGCATAGATCTCCGGCCTGAGTTGGTCGATCAGCGGAATAGGGGTGGCGGTGTCAAACACCGTGACGTAGTCCACGCAGCTGAGCGCGGCGATCACGGCGGCCCGGTCTGCCACCGTGTTGATGGGCCGGTCCGGTCCCTTGAGCAGCCGGACGGAATCGTCGCTGTTCAGTGCCACGACCAGGATGTCCCCCAGTTGCTTCGCCTGGTTGAGATAACGGGTGTGGCCGCGGTGGAGCACATCGAAGCAACCGTTGGTGAGTACGATTGTCTCCCCCTCCGCCCGATGGCCTGCGAGGTGCTGGGCGAGCTCTTCGGCATCGAGCGCGGTGTCGGCGAAGCTTTCCAGGTACCGGCTGAGGTCGGCGGTGCCGCAGACGGAGGTGCCGGGGCGGTGGACGGCGATGTCGGCTGCTGCCTGCGCAAGGTCCACGCTGGTCGTCAGCGGCAGCGAGGCGGCCCGGGCCAAGGTCAGCGCAGCCACGAACGTGTCCCCCGCCCCCGACGCCTGCTTCTCCGCCACGGGCTTCGCCCAGGTCCGGTGGACCTCACCGACGGCGGGCAACAGCACTGTTCCGTCCCGGTCCAGGGTGACCACCACGGCAGCTGCGCCGGTGGCGTCGAGCAGTGCAGCCCGGTGCTCCACGAGGAGGGTCGAACGCTCCGCGCCCTGCGGCAGTTGGAGGCCCAGCATTCCGGCCGCTTCGCTGGCATTCGGAGTGGCCAGGTCGGGCCGGAGCGGCGCCCAGGGCCGGGGATCGTGGGCATCGACCACGGCCAGCAGGGACGCCGGGCGTGCCTGCAGCAATTCGAGCAGGACGCGCCGGACCGGACCGGTCAGGGCTCCGGCTCCGTAGTCGCACAGCACTACCCCGTCCTGCTCCCCCAGCGCGTCGGGAAGGGACTGCGCGACGGCGGCAAGGGCCTCTTCCGGGAGATCGGCGGCCACCTCATCAAAGCGCAGCAGCAGTTGGCCGGCGCTGCTGATGCGGGTCTTGGTGGTGGTCGGAACGCCCGGCACGCGGTGGATATTCGTGGTGTCCACCCCGGCAGCATCCAACTGGCGTATCAGTTCCAAACCGGCGTCATCGCACCCCACGACCCCGACGAGCCTCACCCGTGCCCCCAGGGCGGCCAGGTTCATGGCCGTGTTGGCGGCACCGCCCGGGGCGAAGCTGCGCCGGCGGATGTCCACGACGGGGGCGGGCCCTTCCCGGCACAGCCGATCGATGGTTCCGGTCCACCAGCCGTCCAGCATCACGTCGCCGACGACAGCAATCGACGGCGCCACCGTGGCGAGTTCCCCGGGAAGCCAGTCCTCAAGTCCGCGCTGCTCGGTCAACGGCCCGCGACGGTTGCCGGCGGGTTCCGGACGGGCCGGGCTCACGGCTGCCGGTCCCCGGGCGGCGCAATATGCACCACCTTGACCCTGGTGAACTCATCCAGCAGTTCGGGACCATAGCCGAACCCGCTGCCGCTGTCCCCCCGGGGTTGCGCCGACCCTCCGGGGGCGCCACCGAAGACCTCATTGATTTTGACGGTGCCGACCGCAAGCGCCGCGATGGCCCGCTGGGCGTGGGCAATCGTACCGGTGAGGACGGTGGCAGCCAGTCCGTAGCGGCCTGCGGCGGCGAGCCGGAGACCGTCGTCGAAGCTGTCCACAACCTGTACCGGCGCCACGGGGCCGAACGTTTCCTCCGCCATGACGCTCATCTCCGCCGTGCAATTGAGCAAGACGGTGGCCGGGTAGTAGGAGCCGGGCCCGTCCGGCATGGTTCCTCCTTCCACGGCCTGCGCCCCCTGCTGCAGGGCATGGGCGACCTGGCGGTGGACGGCGTCCCGAAGCTCGCGGTCCACGAGTGGCGCCAAGCCTCCATCCCCGTTCCGGCGCCGGGCTTCCTCCTCGAGCGCGGCACAGAAAGGCGCTGCGATGGCGCGGTGCACGTAGATGCGCTCCACGGACGTGCAGATCTGACCGCTGTTGCTGAAGGCACCCACGGCCGCCTGCCCGGCCGCCCAGACGGGGTCGACGTCGTCGTCCACCAACAGCGGATCGTTGCCGCCGTTTTCCCGGATCACGTGCGCACCGCTGAGCAGGGAACTCCGCCCGATCCGGGCGCCGGAGGCGCTGGAGCCGACGTGCGCCACCATGGACACGCCAGCCTGTTCGGTCAGCTGCGTACCCACCGGAGCCCCGCCGGTGAGCGTCAGAAGGACATCGGGCGGAAAGGCGGGCGACAGGACTTTGCCCAGCAGAATGCCGAGGTGCGGGCAGCGTTCACTGGGTTTGTGCACCACAGTGTTGCCGGTTACCAGGGCCGCGCCGATCAGGCCGCAGGCCACCGCCACCGGGTCATTCCAGGGGGTCAGCAGGACGGCGACACCACGGGACTCGGCAATGGTGAAATCCGCGGCCAACGGGTCGCCCCTCAGGCTATGCCCGCGGTGGACCGGCCCAAGCTCCGCGTACTGCTCCAGGGTTGCGACCCCCGCGGCTATGCCGGCCGCTGCCTCGGCCGCCGGGCGGCCGGTTTCACGGCTGTTCAGTTCAGCGAGCTCCGAGCTGGCCGCCGCGAGCGCCCTGGCGGCGTCTCTCAGACGGCTTCCCCTCGCCGCGGGGGCTGTCGCGGACCAACCCGGGTGTGCTGCGCGCGCAGCGTTCACCGCCCGCCGGATGGCGAGCGGCCGAGCAACGGGAAGGCTGCCGACGG harbors:
- a CDS encoding aldehyde dehydrogenase; amino-acid sequence: MSTIVQHARNSSPELLTITDPRSGETVGSLPVARPLAIRRAVNAARAAHPGWSATAPAARGSRLRDAARALAAASSELAELNSRETGRPAAEAAAGIAAGVATLEQYAELGPVHRGHSLRGDPLAADFTIAESRGVAVLLTPWNDPVAVACGLIGAALVTGNTVVHKPSERCPHLGILLGKVLSPAFPPDVLLTLTGGAPVGTQLTEQAGVSMVAHVGSSASGARIGRSSLLSGAHVIRENGGNDPLLVDDDVDPVWAAGQAAVGAFSNSGQICTSVERIYVHRAIAAPFCAALEEEARRRNGDGGLAPLVDRELRDAVHRQVAHALQQGAQAVEGGTMPDGPGSYYPATVLLNCTAEMSVMAEETFGPVAPVQVVDSFDDGLRLAAAGRYGLAATVLTGTIAHAQRAIAALAVGTVKINEVFGGAPGGSAQPRGDSGSGFGYGPELLDEFTRVKVVHIAPPGDRQP